In one Lysobacter alkalisoli genomic region, the following are encoded:
- a CDS encoding proline--tRNA ligase: MRLSQFHLHTSKETPAEAELASHRLMLKAGMIRKLAAGLYTWSPLGLRVLRKVERVVREEMDAAGAIELLMPTIQPQELWEETGRWEKFGGQLLKIKDRKEAGYCYGPTAEEVITDFARSELSSYKQLPVNFYNIQTKFRDEIRPRFGVMRAREFLMKDAYSFHLTDEDLDREYRNMFDAYCRIFERLGLKYRAVFADTGAIGGSASHEFHVLADSGEDAIAFASGSDYAANVELAEAVSPGQRPDAGEAMRKIDTPTQKTCEEVAALMGIALQRTVKSIAIIGTDADGNEQFVLALVRGDHVVNEIKLAKLPGLGEYRLATEAEIADHLGSEPGFLGPVNPRRPIRVIADRSVATMADFVVGANEAGYHLAGANWGRDLPEPEVADIRNVVEGDPSPDGHGTLGIARGIEVGHVFQLGRRYAEAMKCTVLDENGKAAVPTMGCYGVGVSRIVAAAIEQNFDDNGIRWPETMAPWRVAVCMINPKKDAAVSGAAENLYRELNAAGIETVLDDRGLRPGAMFADIELIGIPHRVVVSERGLAAGTFEYRARDAVESENLDHAALMARLGA; this comes from the coding sequence ATGCGCCTGTCGCAGTTCCACCTCCACACCAGCAAGGAAACCCCCGCCGAAGCCGAGCTCGCCAGCCACAGGCTGATGCTCAAGGCCGGCATGATCCGCAAGCTCGCCGCCGGCCTCTATACCTGGTCGCCGCTGGGCCTGCGCGTGCTGCGCAAGGTCGAGCGCGTGGTACGCGAGGAGATGGATGCCGCTGGCGCGATCGAACTGCTGATGCCGACGATCCAGCCGCAGGAGCTGTGGGAGGAGACCGGTCGCTGGGAGAAGTTCGGCGGCCAGCTGCTCAAGATCAAGGACCGAAAGGAGGCCGGCTACTGCTACGGCCCCACCGCCGAGGAAGTCATCACCGATTTCGCCCGCAGCGAGCTGTCGAGCTACAAGCAGCTGCCGGTCAACTTCTACAACATCCAGACCAAGTTCCGCGACGAGATCCGCCCGCGCTTCGGGGTGATGCGTGCGCGCGAATTCCTGATGAAGGACGCCTACTCGTTCCACCTCACCGACGAGGACCTGGACCGCGAGTACCGCAACATGTTCGACGCCTATTGCCGGATCTTCGAGCGGCTCGGACTGAAATACCGCGCCGTGTTCGCCGACACCGGCGCGATCGGCGGCAGCGCCTCGCACGAGTTCCACGTGCTCGCCGATTCCGGCGAGGACGCGATCGCGTTCGCTTCCGGCTCGGACTACGCGGCCAACGTCGAGCTGGCCGAAGCGGTGTCGCCGGGGCAACGCCCTGACGCCGGCGAGGCCATGCGCAAGATCGACACTCCGACCCAGAAGACCTGCGAGGAGGTCGCAGCGCTGATGGGCATCGCGCTGCAGCGCACCGTCAAGTCGATCGCGATCATCGGCACCGATGCCGACGGCAACGAGCAATTCGTGCTGGCTCTGGTCCGCGGCGACCACGTCGTCAACGAGATCAAGCTGGCCAAGCTGCCCGGTCTGGGCGAATACCGGCTGGCGACCGAGGCCGAGATCGCCGACCACCTCGGCAGCGAGCCGGGCTTCCTCGGCCCGGTCAATCCGCGCAGGCCGATCCGGGTCATCGCCGACCGCAGCGTCGCGACGATGGCCGATTTCGTGGTCGGCGCCAACGAGGCCGGCTACCACCTGGCCGGGGCCAACTGGGGCCGCGACCTGCCCGAGCCCGAGGTCGCCGACATCCGCAACGTGGTCGAGGGCGACCCCTCGCCGGACGGCCACGGCACGCTCGGCATCGCCCGCGGCATCGAGGTCGGCCATGTGTTCCAGCTCGGCCGCCGCTACGCCGAGGCGATGAAGTGCACCGTGCTCGACGAGAACGGCAAGGCCGCGGTACCGACGATGGGCTGCTACGGCGTCGGCGTCTCGCGCATCGTCGCTGCCGCGATCGAGCAGAACTTCGACGACAACGGCATCCGCTGGCCCGAAACGATGGCGCCGTGGCGGGTCGCGGTATGCATGATCAATCCGAAGAAGGACGCCGCCGTTTCCGGGGCCGCGGAAAACCTGTACCGCGAATTGAATGCCGCCGGCATCGAAACCGTCCTCGACGACCGCGGCCTGCGCCCTGGCGCGATGTTTGCCGATATCGAACTGATCGGCATCCCGCACCGGGTCGTGGTATCCGAACGCGGTCTGGCCGCCGGCACCTTCGAATATCGCGCCCGCGACGCGGTGGAATCGGAGAATCTCGACCACGCGGCCTTGATGGCGCGACTCGGGGCTTGA